A region of the Leeuwenhoekiella sp. MAR_2009_132 genome:
TAATCCCCTCTCTTTTACTACTTCAACCACGTTCAGTTCTGTGAGGCTCGACCTCGTTTTCAAGTTGTTGTGATTAAGGTAGTATGCTCTTTCATAAAATCAGTTCTTATGAATAAATATAAAGAAACTTTTGGAGTTGATATCAGTAAGGATGTCTTTGATGTTTATGGTAGTGAAAGCAGTCATTCTCAATATAAGAATGATGAGCAGGGTTTTAAATTATTTGTCAAAACACTAGCCTCAGATTCTTTGGTAGTTATGGAAGCTACCGGCTATTACCATTATCGGCTTGCACATTTTCTTTACAAAAAAGATTTTACAGTATCTGTAGTAAACCCATTGTCAGTCAAGCGCTTTATTCAGATGAAACTTTCAAAGATAAAGACAGATAAGAGCGATGCCAAAGCTATTTGTGAGTATGCTTTATTCAACGAGGTTACTGTTTACAATGCCCTTAGTGATGTACAGGCAGAATGCCTACAGCTCTTTAGGTTAATGGATAGTTATTTAAAGAAGCGTACGGCAACTAAAAACAAACTTCACGGGGAAGAAGTGCTGGGCACGCCATCTAAATATGTTTACAGGTCTTTAAAGCGTGATCTTAA
Encoded here:
- a CDS encoding IS110 family transposase — encoded protein: MNKYKETFGVDISKDVFDVYGSESSHSQYKNDEQGFKLFVKTLASDSLVVMEATGYYHYRLAHFLYKKDFTVSVVNPLSVKRFIQMKLSKIKTDKSDAKAICEYALFNEVTVYNALSDVQAECLQLFRLMDSYLKKRTATKNKLHGEEVLGTPSKYVYRSLKRDLKHLNKEVKGIEDRLLELVKQDQQQQLTLLTSIPGIGIKTALFLVVITDGFSKFEKASQLCSYVGVTPTIRESGSSVRGRSRISKMGNKKLRNLLFLCAFNACKYNQGSKEIYDRIVAKGKSKKLALIAVANKFLKQAFAIAKSGLPYDENYVSVIHKG